In one Arenibacter antarcticus genomic region, the following are encoded:
- a CDS encoding bifunctional UDP-3-O-[3-hydroxymyristoyl] N-acetylglucosamine deacetylase/3-hydroxyacyl-ACP dehydratase has protein sequence MGKIETKQRTIAKEVTLQGVGLHTGQNVTLKFVPAPENYGYAFKRVDLEGEPLIEADANYVVNTQRGTNLEKRGVKIQTSEHVLAALVGLEIDNVLIELDAPEPPIMDGSSKFFVEALESAGIVEQEAARKEYIVKDVISYKDEATGSEITIIPSDTYQVTTMVDFGTKVLGTQNATLENLKDFKTEIADARTFSFLHELEMLLDHGLIKGGDLNNAIVYVDKEISEATMKKLEKSFNKKKLSIKPNGILDNLTLHHPNEAARHKLLDVIGDLALTGTRIRGKVIANKPGHFVNTQFAKKLSKIIKTEKRNYVPQYDLSLPPLMDIHKIMDMLPHRPPFLLIDRILELSDQHVVGMKNVTMNEQFFVGHFPGAPVMPGVLQVEAMAQTGGVLVLSTVPDPENYLTFFMKIDNVKFKQKVLPGDTLIFHCSLISPIRRGICHMQAYAYANNRLVCEAEMMAQIVKKK, from the coding sequence GTGGGTAAAATAGAAACTAAACAACGGACAATTGCAAAGGAAGTAACGCTTCAGGGTGTTGGTTTGCATACAGGGCAAAATGTTACATTAAAATTTGTACCTGCTCCAGAAAATTACGGGTATGCTTTTAAACGTGTAGACTTGGAAGGGGAGCCACTTATAGAGGCAGACGCCAATTACGTGGTAAATACGCAAAGAGGTACCAATCTGGAAAAACGAGGTGTTAAAATTCAGACTTCGGAACATGTCCTTGCTGCCTTGGTTGGCTTGGAAATCGATAATGTACTTATAGAGCTAGACGCCCCGGAGCCTCCTATTATGGACGGATCCTCCAAATTCTTTGTCGAGGCTTTGGAAAGCGCAGGCATTGTGGAACAAGAAGCAGCTAGGAAAGAATACATTGTTAAAGATGTTATCTCTTATAAGGATGAAGCTACGGGAAGTGAAATCACCATAATTCCTTCAGACACCTATCAGGTGACCACCATGGTAGACTTCGGCACAAAAGTCCTTGGGACACAAAACGCCACCTTAGAAAATCTAAAGGATTTTAAAACGGAAATCGCGGATGCGAGGACGTTTAGTTTTTTACATGAGCTGGAAATGCTTTTAGATCATGGCCTAATCAAAGGGGGAGATCTAAACAATGCAATTGTGTATGTGGACAAGGAAATTTCCGAGGCCACTATGAAGAAATTAGAAAAATCGTTTAATAAAAAGAAATTGTCCATTAAGCCTAACGGTATCTTGGATAATTTAACGCTGCACCATCCCAATGAAGCGGCAAGACATAAACTGTTAGATGTTATAGGAGACCTAGCGTTGACGGGAACAAGGATCAGGGGTAAGGTTATCGCAAACAAACCTGGGCATTTCGTTAATACACAGTTCGCTAAAAAACTATCTAAAATAATAAAGACGGAAAAAAGGAACTATGTTCCTCAGTACGACTTAAGTCTACCTCCTTTAATGGACATCCATAAGATAATGGATATGTTGCCCCATAGGCCGCCATTCTTATTGATCGATAGAATATTGGAGCTCTCCGATCAGCACGTTGTGGGAATGAAAAACGTTACCATGAACGAGCAGTTTTTCGTAGGGCATTTCCCTGGAGCCCCGGTAATGCCTGGAGTTCTTCAAGTTGAAGCCATGGCGCAAACAGGAGGGGTATTGGTCTTGAGTACTGTTCCAGACCCAGAAAATTATCTCACCTTCTTTATGAAGATAGATAATGTGAAATTTAAACAAAAAGTATTGCCTGGAGATACGTTAATTTTTCATTGCAGTTTAATATCGCCTATCCGTAGAGGAATATGTCATATGCAGGCTTATGCCTATGCCAACAATAGACTAGTCTGCGAAGCAGAAATGATGGCGCAAATAGTTAAAAAGAAATAA
- the hisG gene encoding ATP phosphoribosyltransferase gives MKKIRIAIQKSGRLNEDSLQILKDCGISVDNGKDQLKASSRNFPLEVFYLRNGDIPQYLRDGVVDIAIIGENVLIEKGNDISIVERLGFSKCKVSLAIPKSVKYKSVQDFQGKRIATSYPNTVEKYLETKGVKAELHIINGSVEIAPNIGLADAICDIVSSGSTLFKNNLKEVEVMLTSEAVLAVSPKITPENKDLLEKIRFRIQSVLLARQSKYVLLNAPNHKLNDILNLLPGMRSPTVLPLAEEGWSSVHTVINKDKFWEVIQELKKAGAEGILVCPIEKMVL, from the coding sequence ATGAAAAAAATTAGAATTGCAATTCAAAAAAGTGGTCGATTAAATGAGGACTCCCTTCAGATACTAAAAGATTGTGGGATTTCTGTAGACAACGGTAAGGATCAACTAAAAGCGAGTTCCAGAAATTTCCCCTTAGAGGTCTTTTACCTAAGAAATGGAGATATTCCACAATACTTAAGGGACGGAGTTGTAGATATTGCCATCATTGGTGAAAATGTTCTCATTGAAAAAGGGAATGACATCTCTATAGTAGAAAGACTTGGTTTTTCTAAATGCAAAGTATCCTTGGCGATTCCAAAATCCGTTAAGTATAAATCGGTACAAGATTTTCAAGGGAAAAGAATAGCCACATCTTATCCGAATACCGTTGAAAAATATTTGGAGACCAAAGGGGTAAAGGCCGAGCTGCATATTATTAATGGATCTGTAGAAATTGCCCCCAATATTGGATTGGCAGATGCTATTTGTGATATTGTTTCCAGTGGTAGCACCCTGTTTAAAAACAATTTAAAGGAAGTAGAGGTAATGCTGACCAGTGAGGCGGTATTGGCAGTATCTCCAAAAATAACTCCAGAAAATAAGGACTTGTTAGAAAAGATACGCTTTAGGATCCAATCGGTTTTACTTGCCAGACAAAGCAAGTATGTATTGTTGAATGCTCCAAACCATAAACTAAACGATATTTTAAACCTTCTGCCAGGGATGAGGAGCCCCACTGTACTTCCTTTGGCCGAGGAAGGTTGGAGCTCGGTACATACCGTTATTAACAAGGACAAGTTTTGGGAAGTTATACAGGAGCTTAAAAAGGCAGGTGCCGAAGGCATTCTGGTATGTCCCATAGAAAAAATGGTATTGTAA
- the efp gene encoding elongation factor P, whose protein sequence is MASTSDIRKGLCIRYNNDIYKIIEFLHVKPGKGPAFVRTKLRSVSTGRVLENTFSAGHKLEDVRVETRSYQFLYAEGETYHFMNTDDYNQITLQESALDAPNLLKEGEVVTILFNTEDSMPLSVDMPASVILEITYTEPGVKGNTATNATKPATVETGATVNVPLFINEGDKIKIDTEKGAYMERVK, encoded by the coding sequence ATGGCATCTACATCGGATATAAGAAAAGGATTGTGCATCAGGTACAACAACGACATTTATAAAATAATTGAATTTCTCCATGTGAAACCGGGGAAGGGCCCCGCTTTTGTTAGGACAAAGCTTAGAAGTGTAAGTACAGGTAGGGTCTTAGAAAATACGTTTAGCGCCGGCCATAAATTGGAAGACGTGCGGGTGGAGACAAGATCATATCAATTTCTCTATGCAGAAGGGGAAACGTATCATTTTATGAATACGGACGATTACAATCAGATTACTCTTCAGGAAAGTGCTTTGGACGCACCCAATCTTTTAAAGGAAGGTGAAGTTGTTACCATTCTGTTCAATACTGAAGATAGTATGCCCTTGTCAGTGGATATGCCTGCAAGTGTTATTTTAGAGATTACATATACCGAGCCGGGAGTAAAGGGGAATACTGCCACTAATGCCACTAAGCCTGCTACAGTGGAAACAGGGGCTACTGTTAATGTGCCACTATTCATCAATGAGGGCGATAAAATTAAGATCGACACGGAGAAAGGTGCTTATATGGAACGTGTTAAGTAA
- the sucD gene encoding succinate--CoA ligase subunit alpha — MSVLVNKDSKIIVQGFTGSEGTFHAEQMIEYGTNVVGGVTPGKGGQEHLGRPVFNTVEEAVEKVGADTTIIFVPPAFAADAIMEAASAGIKVIITITEGIPIADMVKAYDYIKHMDCRLVGPNCPGVITPGEAKVGIMPGFVFKKGNVGIVSKSGTLTYEAADQVVRQGLGITTAIGIGGDPIIGTTTKEAVELLINDPETECVVMIGEIGGQLEADAAKWYKASGSKKPIVGFIAGETAPAGRTMGHAGAIVGGSDDTAQAKKKIMRECGIHVVDSPAEIGLKVKEVMG; from the coding sequence ATGAGTGTTTTAGTAAACAAGGATTCCAAAATTATTGTTCAGGGTTTTACAGGCAGTGAAGGTACATTTCATGCCGAACAAATGATTGAATATGGTACCAATGTTGTAGGAGGTGTAACCCCGGGCAAAGGTGGTCAAGAACATTTGGGTAGACCTGTGTTCAACACCGTGGAGGAAGCCGTAGAAAAGGTTGGGGCAGATACTACCATTATATTTGTACCGCCCGCTTTTGCAGCTGATGCCATTATGGAAGCGGCCAGCGCTGGTATAAAAGTTATAATTACTATTACCGAAGGGATACCTATTGCCGATATGGTTAAGGCATATGATTATATTAAACACATGGATTGCCGTTTGGTAGGTCCCAACTGTCCAGGAGTAATTACTCCAGGGGAGGCCAAGGTGGGAATTATGCCTGGATTTGTATTTAAAAAAGGAAATGTAGGTATTGTGTCCAAATCAGGGACCTTGACCTATGAGGCCGCGGATCAGGTAGTACGCCAAGGACTTGGTATAACTACGGCAATCGGAATTGGTGGGGATCCAATAATTGGTACCACTACCAAGGAAGCTGTAGAATTATTGATCAACGATCCAGAAACGGAATGTGTCGTTATGATCGGTGAAATTGGTGGTCAATTAGAGGCTGATGCCGCAAAATGGTACAAAGCCAGTGGCAGTAAGAAGCCTATAGTAGGTTTTATTGCCGGTGAAACTGCACCTGCAGGAAGAACTATGGGTCACGCAGGAGCTATTGTTGGAGGAAGCGACGATACTGCACAGGCCAAAAAGAAGATCATGAGAGAATGTGGTATTCACGTAGTAGATTCTCCCGCTGAGATAGGCTTAAAAGTTAAAGAAGTAATGGGATAA
- the lpxD gene encoding UDP-3-O-(3-hydroxymyristoyl)glucosamine N-acyltransferase → MIFTASQIAGLLEGDVEGDPEIAVHKLSKIEEGEVGALTFLANPKYTSHIYTTKASVTIVNRGFVPEHKLTTTLIKVDDPYTSFSKLLEYYNQVKNNKVGIENPVFLSETATYGEDFYLGAFAYVGSNVKIGNNVKIYPNVYVGDNVVLDDNVVIFAGGKVYSETIIGKNCVVHSGVVIGADGFGFTPDQNGEYVKVPQTGNVILEDNVEVGAGTTIDRATLGSTILRKGVKLDNQIQIAHNVEIGEHTVIAAQTGIAGSTKIGKYCKIGGQVGIVGHITIGDNVKIQAQSGIGRNVSDNETLQGSPALSYGDFNKSYVHFKNLPKIISRIEVIEKKH, encoded by the coding sequence ATGATATTTACAGCTAGCCAAATCGCAGGTTTATTGGAGGGAGATGTTGAAGGTGATCCAGAAATTGCTGTTCATAAGTTGTCCAAGATCGAAGAGGGGGAAGTAGGAGCGTTGACATTTCTTGCCAATCCGAAGTACACTTCACATATATATACTACCAAAGCATCGGTGACAATAGTGAACAGGGGATTTGTGCCAGAACACAAATTAACCACTACCTTGATCAAAGTAGACGATCCGTATACTTCATTTTCCAAATTATTGGAATACTACAATCAGGTGAAAAATAATAAAGTAGGAATTGAGAATCCGGTATTTTTATCGGAGACCGCTACCTATGGTGAGGATTTTTATTTAGGAGCCTTTGCTTATGTGGGCAGTAATGTGAAAATTGGAAACAACGTTAAAATTTACCCTAATGTATATGTTGGGGATAATGTGGTGTTGGACGATAATGTAGTGATATTTGCTGGAGGTAAGGTCTATTCGGAAACCATTATAGGGAAAAATTGTGTGGTTCACAGTGGGGTAGTCATTGGAGCGGATGGTTTTGGATTTACACCCGATCAAAATGGGGAGTACGTAAAAGTGCCGCAAACCGGTAACGTCATTCTAGAGGATAATGTAGAGGTGGGCGCAGGTACCACAATAGATAGAGCGACTTTAGGATCTACTATCCTAAGAAAAGGTGTGAAATTGGACAATCAGATTCAGATTGCACATAATGTGGAAATTGGAGAGCATACCGTTATTGCAGCCCAAACAGGAATTGCAGGGTCAACAAAGATCGGGAAGTATTGCAAGATTGGTGGGCAAGTAGGTATAGTAGGACATATTACCATAGGGGACAACGTGAAAATTCAGGCCCAATCCGGTATTGGAAGAAATGTTAGTGATAATGAAACCTTACAGGGGTCACCAGCATTGAGTTATGGGGATTTCAATAAGTCCTACGTGCATTTTAAGAATTTGCCGAAAATTATAAGTCGAATAGAAGTTATTGAAAAAAAACATTGA
- the lpxA gene encoding acyl-ACP--UDP-N-acetylglucosamine O-acyltransferase has translation MNQPLAYIHPGAKIAKNVVVDPFTTIHNNVIIGEGTWIGSNVTIMDGARIGKNCNIFPGAVISAPPQDLKYDGEETTVVIGNNTTIRECATIHKGTSDRMKTVIGNNCLIMAYCHVAHDCLVGDNCIFSNNSTLAGHVSIGNDVILAGLVAVHQFVSIGNHAFVTGGSLVRKDVPPFVKAAREPLSYVGINSVGLRRRGFSSDKIREIQNIYRILYQKNYNNSQAVQIIEAEMEATPERDEILQFIRDSQRGIMKGYVSTN, from the coding sequence ATGAATCAACCACTGGCTTATATACACCCTGGCGCCAAAATTGCCAAAAATGTTGTGGTAGATCCGTTTACCACGATCCACAATAATGTAATTATTGGAGAAGGAACGTGGATAGGATCTAATGTCACCATTATGGACGGCGCAAGAATCGGGAAGAATTGTAACATATTTCCCGGAGCTGTTATTTCCGCTCCTCCACAGGACTTAAAGTACGACGGGGAGGAAACTACAGTTGTAATTGGGAATAACACTACCATTAGGGAGTGTGCTACAATCCACAAAGGCACCTCGGATCGCATGAAAACGGTTATCGGCAATAATTGCCTTATTATGGCCTACTGCCATGTAGCCCATGATTGTCTTGTTGGAGATAATTGCATTTTCTCCAATAATTCTACCCTTGCAGGACATGTGAGTATCGGGAACGATGTAATCCTTGCCGGATTAGTAGCGGTACACCAATTTGTTTCCATTGGAAACCATGCCTTTGTTACCGGAGGGTCATTGGTGAGAAAGGATGTTCCGCCATTTGTAAAGGCGGCCAGAGAGCCTCTTTCCTACGTAGGTATAAACTCTGTGGGTTTAAGAAGACGCGGATTTTCATCAGACAAGATTAGGGAGATACAAAACATTTATCGGATATTATATCAAAAAAACTATAACAATTCCCAAGCAGTTCAAATTATAGAGGCTGAAATGGAAGCTACCCCGGAAAGGGATGAGATCCTACAGTTTATACGGGATTCGCAACGAGGAATTATGAAAGGATATGTAAGTACAAATTAG
- the fabG gene encoding 3-oxoacyl-[acyl-carrier-protein] reductase gives MKLLEGKNAIITGASRGIGMGIAQVFAQHGANVAFTYSSSEAPALALEKELTALGVKAKAYKSNAASFDDSEKLVAQVLEDFGGVIDILINNAGITKDNLLMRMGEDDFDTVIEINLKSVFNMTKAVQRTMLKQRKGSIINMSSVVGVKGNAGQANYAASKAGMIGFTKSIALELGSRNIRCNAIAPGFIETEMTDKLDAKVVQAWREGIPLKRGGAPEDVANACLFLASDLSAYITGQVLNVDGGMLT, from the coding sequence ATGAAGCTACTAGAAGGAAAAAATGCAATTATTACGGGAGCAAGTAGGGGAATAGGCATGGGTATAGCACAAGTTTTTGCGCAACATGGTGCAAATGTAGCCTTCACCTATAGTTCTAGTGAAGCGCCTGCGCTTGCCCTTGAAAAAGAACTTACGGCTCTTGGAGTTAAGGCTAAAGCCTATAAGAGCAACGCTGCAAGTTTTGACGATTCCGAGAAATTGGTGGCCCAAGTATTGGAAGATTTTGGCGGCGTAATCGATATTTTAATAAATAATGCAGGTATTACCAAGGACAATCTTTTAATGAGGATGGGAGAGGACGATTTTGATACCGTTATTGAAATCAATCTAAAATCGGTTTTTAACATGACTAAGGCGGTACAGCGTACCATGCTAAAGCAAAGAAAAGGTTCCATTATTAATATGAGTAGCGTAGTAGGTGTAAAGGGCAATGCCGGACAAGCAAACTATGCGGCTTCCAAGGCCGGTATGATCGGATTTACCAAATCCATTGCATTGGAGCTAGGTTCTAGGAATATACGTTGTAATGCCATTGCCCCTGGATTTATTGAAACAGAAATGACCGATAAATTGGATGCAAAAGTGGTTCAGGCATGGAGAGAAGGTATTCCTTTAAAAAGAGGTGGAGCACCAGAGGATGTCGCTAATGCATGTTTGTTCTTGGCCTCTGACCTATCAGCCTATATTACCGGACAGGTATTAAATGTTGATGGCGGTATGCTAACCTAG
- a CDS encoding vWA domain-containing protein, translated as MQTESVLYILLAAIASLVLVLFQYKYRTKGKGKLLWGLSLLRLVAVFGILLLLLNPKFERRSFTTEKTNLVLLVDNSSSIQAGDKTKITDILNSLKTLGTKFSERFNLVTFTFGSGLKEGDSLTMTESNTNISKALEGINSVYAKSSTAVVLFTDGNQTLGKDYEFYGKKQNLPIYPVVLGDTTAYEDIRISRVNSNRYAFLNSKFPLEIFISYEGRGNSTSELQILVNNIVVHREKVSLSADNNAKTINTQILANSVGIKNIHVLVGPLPNEKNVRNNEKQLALEVLDEGTKVAIISNILHPDLGVLKKSIESNEQRLVTFYKSNIDLAELETVDLYLLYQPDASFDRIYKQIEVRKANSFTIGGTQTDWQFLEKVQKGIILESGYPVQDIFSETNLAFSKFDITDFSFDGFPPLESDVGPVQYLMPHESLLNMSSKGVALESPLLAVVENDMVKTALLLGENIWKWRMHAYKEEGTFKNFDAFFGKLFLYLSTNKGKNRFSLEYNPIYNHSNEAIIKASYFDEVFTFNQNATIKLKITDTLTTREQEISMLLKGGHFEADLRNFDPGTYNFTATVENENLSRTGTFTILDFDVEKQFSSSNYQKLSRLANNSGGKLFFPEQMDTLIQLLHIEPKYVPTQKSKLNVVPLIDFKIILGIIVLALSLEWFIRKYNGLT; from the coding sequence ATGCAAACAGAATCGGTACTTTATATATTGCTTGCGGCAATAGCTTCGTTGGTACTTGTGCTGTTTCAATATAAATACAGGACCAAAGGAAAGGGAAAGTTGCTATGGGGACTTTCCCTTCTTAGGCTTGTGGCCGTATTTGGTATATTACTTCTATTGCTCAATCCAAAATTTGAACGCAGGTCCTTTACTACCGAGAAAACCAATTTGGTGCTTTTGGTAGATAATTCCTCTTCCATTCAGGCAGGGGATAAGACCAAGATTACAGACATTCTCAACTCCCTTAAGACGTTGGGCACCAAATTCTCGGAGAGGTTTAATCTTGTTACTTTTACGTTTGGAAGTGGATTGAAGGAAGGCGATAGCCTTACCATGACCGAAAGCAATACCAATATTTCCAAAGCCTTGGAAGGCATCAACAGCGTTTACGCCAAGTCTAGCACCGCAGTGGTTCTTTTTACCGATGGGAATCAAACGCTAGGGAAAGATTATGAGTTTTATGGGAAAAAGCAAAATCTTCCGATCTATCCAGTAGTGTTGGGAGATACTACGGCCTATGAAGATATTAGGATATCAAGGGTGAATAGTAATAGGTATGCCTTTCTCAACAGCAAATTTCCATTGGAGATTTTTATCTCCTATGAAGGGAGGGGAAATAGTACCTCTGAATTACAAATTCTTGTCAACAATATTGTGGTGCATAGAGAGAAGGTGTCACTAAGTGCAGACAATAATGCGAAGACAATAAATACCCAGATATTGGCCAATAGTGTCGGGATTAAAAATATTCACGTCTTGGTAGGTCCGTTGCCTAACGAAAAGAATGTCCGTAATAATGAAAAGCAATTGGCTTTGGAGGTGTTGGATGAGGGGACCAAAGTTGCCATAATATCAAATATTCTTCACCCAGATTTAGGAGTCCTTAAGAAATCTATAGAAAGTAACGAACAGCGTTTGGTTACTTTCTACAAATCCAATATAGATTTGGCTGAATTGGAAACGGTGGATCTCTATCTTTTATATCAACCTGATGCTTCCTTTGATAGGATATACAAGCAGATAGAGGTGCGAAAAGCAAATTCCTTCACCATTGGAGGTACGCAGACCGATTGGCAATTTTTGGAAAAAGTGCAAAAAGGTATAATTTTGGAAAGTGGATATCCCGTACAGGATATTTTTTCGGAAACTAATCTGGCCTTTTCTAAATTTGATATAACTGATTTTTCATTCGACGGATTCCCGCCTTTGGAGAGCGACGTTGGTCCGGTTCAATATCTGATGCCCCACGAGAGTTTGCTTAATATGAGCAGTAAGGGAGTTGCATTGGAAAGTCCTCTGTTGGCAGTGGTAGAGAATGATATGGTGAAAACTGCACTATTGCTGGGGGAAAATATTTGGAAGTGGAGGATGCATGCTTATAAAGAGGAAGGCACCTTTAAGAATTTTGATGCTTTTTTCGGTAAATTATTTCTTTATTTATCTACCAACAAGGGGAAAAACAGGTTTAGCCTAGAATATAATCCCATATACAACCACAGTAACGAGGCTATTATCAAAGCTTCCTATTTTGATGAAGTGTTTACATTTAACCAGAACGCAACAATCAAACTAAAAATAACGGATACCCTTACCACAAGGGAACAAGAAATATCAATGTTGTTGAAAGGGGGGCATTTTGAAGCAGATCTTAGGAACTTTGATCCGGGTACCTATAACTTCACCGCTACTGTGGAGAATGAAAACTTGAGCAGAACCGGTACCTTCACCATATTGGATTTTGATGTGGAAAAGCAATTTAGTTCTAGTAATTATCAAAAACTGTCCAGGTTGGCCAACAACAGTGGAGGCAAACTGTTTTTTCCTGAACAAATGGACACTTTGATCCAGCTTTTACACATTGAACCAAAGTATGTTCCTACCCAGAAAAGTAAACTTAATGTTGTACCTTTGATCGATTTTAAAATTATTTTAGGAATAATCGTTTTGGCGTTGTCGCTAGAGTGGTTTATCCGAAAATATAACGGATTAACTTAA
- a CDS encoding prohibitin family protein produces the protein MDKLPKIALPIVFAIIALVILISKSAVTMGSGEAGVLYKTFGGGVVTDQPPLGEGFHIVAPWNKVTVYEVRQQEVFEKMNVLSSNGLDIKLDASIWFEPIRSELGKLHQEKGEDYVQRVLLPAIRSAARSVVGRYTPEQLYSSKRDAIQHEIFEESKNIVQDQFIQLNDILVRDVTLPNTIKDAIERKLRQEQESLEYEFRLVTAQKEAEKVIIEAQGKADANLILSASLNAKILQDKGIDATIKLAESPNSKVIVIGGGESGLPIILGNQ, from the coding sequence ATGGACAAATTACCAAAAATTGCGTTACCAATAGTATTTGCTATTATTGCTTTAGTAATATTAATATCAAAATCTGCCGTCACCATGGGATCTGGGGAGGCCGGTGTGCTTTATAAAACATTTGGAGGGGGAGTAGTTACGGATCAACCACCTTTAGGTGAAGGATTTCATATAGTAGCTCCATGGAACAAAGTGACTGTTTACGAGGTGCGTCAGCAAGAGGTTTTTGAAAAAATGAACGTATTGTCTTCCAATGGATTGGATATAAAATTGGATGCATCAATCTGGTTTGAGCCTATCCGTAGTGAGTTGGGAAAATTGCACCAGGAAAAAGGTGAGGACTACGTGCAAAGGGTTCTTTTGCCAGCTATTCGTTCTGCTGCACGGTCAGTTGTGGGAAGGTATACACCAGAGCAACTGTATTCCAGTAAGAGAGATGCAATTCAGCACGAGATTTTTGAGGAATCAAAAAATATAGTGCAAGATCAATTTATACAGTTAAATGATATTTTGGTTAGGGATGTAACGCTACCGAACACTATTAAGGACGCTATTGAGCGAAAGCTTAGACAGGAGCAAGAATCGTTGGAGTACGAGTTTAGATTGGTAACTGCACAGAAAGAAGCAGAAAAAGTTATAATAGAAGCACAAGGTAAGGCCGATGCAAACTTAATTTTAAGTGCATCACTAAACGCTAAGATTCTTCAGGATAAAGGAATAGACGCAACTATAAAGTTAGCTGAATCTCCTAATTCTAAAGTTATTGTTATTGGGGGTGGTGAATCAGGACTACCTATAATTCTTGGGAATCAGTAA
- a CDS encoding UDP-3-O-(3-hydroxymyristoyl)glucosamine N-acyltransferase: MRFPSPYTLKQIATIINTEYVGMDDFPVLGMNEIHVVQNGEIVFVDHPKYYEKALNSKASVILINKMVDCPPGKALLISQDPFKDFNVLTQFFKPFEKANSTISNTAVIGHNTVIQPNCFIGNNVVIGDNCLIHSNVSIYDDCIIGDNVVIHAGTVLGSDAFYYKRRADGYDKLLSGGRVVIQDNVDIGALCTLDKGVTGDTLIKKGTKLDNQVHVGHDTVIGENCLIASQTGIAGCVIIEDEVTLWGQVGVTSAITIGKKAIIWAQTGVSKSLEGGKTYFGSPAEEAREKLKQLAYVKQIPSISKKLEKEISKGIV; the protein is encoded by the coding sequence ATGAGATTTCCGTCCCCATATACCTTAAAACAAATTGCCACCATAATCAATACTGAATATGTAGGGATGGATGATTTTCCAGTACTGGGAATGAATGAGATCCATGTGGTTCAAAATGGAGAAATCGTTTTTGTAGATCATCCCAAGTATTATGAAAAGGCATTGAATTCCAAAGCTTCAGTGATCCTAATCAATAAAATGGTAGACTGTCCACCGGGAAAGGCACTATTAATTTCTCAGGATCCCTTCAAGGATTTTAATGTTTTAACACAGTTTTTCAAGCCCTTTGAAAAGGCAAATAGTACCATTTCCAATACTGCGGTAATTGGACATAATACAGTGATACAACCCAATTGTTTTATTGGAAATAATGTGGTGATTGGCGATAATTGCCTAATCCACTCCAATGTTTCTATTTATGACGATTGTATTATAGGAGATAATGTAGTGATTCATGCAGGGACTGTTTTGGGATCGGATGCCTTCTATTATAAAAGAAGGGCAGATGGCTATGATAAATTGTTGTCCGGCGGAAGAGTCGTTATCCAGGATAATGTGGATATCGGTGCCCTTTGCACCTTGGATAAAGGGGTAACGGGGGACACTTTGATCAAAAAAGGGACCAAATTGGACAATCAGGTGCATGTTGGGCACGATACGGTTATTGGGGAAAATTGCTTGATCGCTTCCCAAACTGGGATTGCAGGATGTGTCATCATTGAGGACGAAGTAACCTTGTGGGGTCAGGTTGGGGTAACCAGCGCGATAACCATTGGCAAGAAAGCGATTATATGGGCACAGACTGGGGTTTCTAAATCCTTGGAAGGTGGCAAGACCTATTTTGGTAGTCCAGCAGAGGAAGCTAGGGAAAAATTAAAGCAATTGGCATATGTAAAGCAGATTCCGTCCATTTCAAAAAAATTAGAAAAAGAAATAAGCAAAGGAATAGTTTAG